TGCTGGTCTAAATTGACAATTATGGGGTTCTTTTCGTTGGCGTTTTTTAAAAGCCGTTTTCTTTCAGCAACCAATTCGTTGTAGCGAGCTGTTGTATTGGCAATGGACGGGTCGGACAGCCCTATATTGGATGGTAATATTTCATAGCCATCTTGGTTGTCGACAATATCCTTCATAGAAGAAGCAATATTCAATTGCAATGTAGAGTTCTGTAATTCTTGATTTGTGGCAACACCAACATTTAAATTTATGTTGGCTTCAGAAGCAATGTCCGTTATTCCCCTACCTGTCTTAAAGTCCTCGGCACTCTGGTCAACAGACGATAAGTTGGAATAAATACTGGTTATCCGGTCATTGATAAATTCCGAAGTTCTATCAGCAACTTCTTTCTTATCCGCTATGGTATTCTTATTGTAAACCGTTATTAAACTGTTTATAACATCTTGTGCTTTTTTTTGAATAGGGTCTTCTAGATAAAGTGATACAATATTTGAGGATTTATCGGTAGGGACTATACTAATAGTGCTACGATAAAACTCTGCTACCGACTCCACCCTATTTATTATTACCTGATACTTTTTACCCTTTAATCCAGCTAAATTATCACCATTTGTAGGTAATAAAACAATATCCCCTACCGGCGTGGCAATATTTTGCCCAAAAGCATATTCTTTTTCTGGAGCTTCTTCGTCAGTGGCAAAACCAAACTTCGTTGAATCTGTGATACTAATAAAAAAGTCCGTGTAGGAATTATAAACAACGGAATCCGGCTCTATAAAATTTATCTTAAAAGGTGCGGTGCCGTAGAGTTCAGAATCTAGTATATTCCCACGTGCTATGATATTTATATTAAGTCCTAAATCTTTGACAATTTGTATAAAATTAGATCTAGACTTCATCACCTCTATTTCATCTTGAACGAGACTACTATTACCACCAGAAAAAACTTCCAAATCTTGAAAAACACCAAGTTCAGAACTTGAATTTCTATCGTCAAGTATTATAATTTTTCCTTGGGCGGCATACTCTGAAGGCGTATATCTTAAATATACATAAGCTAAGGATAGGGCAAAAATTGCTGAAAGGGCAAACCACTTCCAATTTCTTGTGTATGTTTTTACAAAGCTGTTTAAGTCAAAGCCTTCAGAAGAAGGTACCTTTGTTTCTGAGTTTACTATCACAATAGCACCTATTAGTTATCTATTAGCGGTCACGATAAGAGTAGCAGCACCCAATACCAAACCTACAAGAGACAAGGTTATCGTAAGGCCTGCTGTGGAGGCAGAAGCATCTACGGCCGCCTTGTTAGGTTCCACATAAACTACATCGTTTTGTGTCAAATAATACACAGGGGACTTCATTGCTTCCTTGCTCGTCAAATCTATTCTGTTATACACTTTCGTTCCATCAAAATCCCTTATGACCAGTATATTTTTTCGCATACCCCTAATATTAAGATCCCCGGCTAGACCTAACGCTTCCAATATAGTGATTTGCTCTCCGATTACCGGATACGTGCCCGGTCTGTTTACCTCACCTAAAATCGTTACCGTAAAATTCAAGATTCTAATGTTTATAATGGGATCTTTAAGATAATCGGACAATAAACTCCTTAGTTTTACCCGAAGATCTTCTTGCGAAAGTCCTTCCACTTTTACTTTTCCCAACACTGGAAAATCAATATTGCCATCTTTATCCACCAAATAGCTAACTTGTGACCCTCCACCACCGGCATTGTTATTCGCTCCTACATCATCTGAAACTCCAACAACCAGATTAAAAGGAGCACTTGCTTCAGGATTTAAGGTGGATACGTGTATACTTATCAAGTCATCTACCTTAAAAGTAGGTGAAAAATTGTTGTCATTAATCAGGGTTTCAAAGTTGGTGGCATCCTGAAAATAAACAATGTCCTGTTTAGAAGCACAGGAAGACAAAAGTAACGTTGTTATTATTACAGAGAAAAACCAAAAATTACTACTTTTCTTATACATGTATTTAGTTTAATGCTTAGGGTTATTAAGGATGTAAAATTTCATCATTCTGACGTTTATGAACGACTTTTACCTTTTTATCCGCATCTAATTTACAAAGCTCAGAATTGTTAGATATGTATTCTGGAACAATTTTCTTCATCAAGGGAACAGTATTTTCCTTAAAAAACATATTTGCAACGCAAAGTTCATCTATAAAGGATTGCACTTCTGTATAGTTCAATTCCCTTACCTTGCTTATCATTATTTTTTTATGATAGGTCGGTAAGGTGTTTTCTCCATTCGCCAACAATTCTTCATATAATTTTTCACCAGGTCGTAATCCCGTAATCTTTATATCGATATCCTCGGGATAGCGAAGTCCGGACAATTTAATCATATTTTTGGCAAGATTGAAAATCTTTACGGATTCTCCCATATCAAACAAAAAGATTTCTCCACCGTCGCCCATGGCCCCAGCTTCTAAAACCAATTGTGAAGCTTCTGGAATGGTCATAAAAAATCGAGTAACGTTTTTGTCGGTCACTGTCAACGGTCCTCCTTTATCAATTTGTTTTTTGAATAATGGAATTACAGAACCGTTGGAACCAAGAACATTTCCAAAGCGAGTGGTAATAAATTTGGTTTTACCTTTTTGTTGCATACAACTAATGTACATTTCGGCAATACGTTTGGTTGCTCCCATTACATTGGTAGGGTTGACTGCTTTGTCTGTTGAGACAAATACAAACTTATCCACATTATAGTTTGCGGACAAATCGGCTAAGGCCTTGGTCCCGGCAACATTTATTTTTATCGCTTCATAAGAATTGTATTCCATCAATGGAACATGCTTATAGGCCGCAGCATGAAATACTATATTAGGGAGATGTTCCTGAAAAATATGGTTCATCCTATTTTTGTCTCTGATGTCCCCTACAATAGCTATAAAATTATGGTGTCCGTTTTGTTTGAGTTCTTGTTGTAGATCGTAAAGTGCAGATTCAGCTTGATCAACAATAATCAAAGATTTATAATTGTATTTACATATTTGCCTAACGAGTTCACTACCTATAGACCCGGCACCACCACTGACCAAAATTACTTTATCCTTAAGTTCAGTAGGTATTTTGGAGTTGTCTATATTTATAGGTGCCCTGTCCAATAAGTCTTCGATCTGCACTTGTTTGATTTGAGAAATTTTTAATTCCCCATTAATCCAATCTTCTACAGGAGGTACGATTTTCACCAAAACTGGAAAATCCACTAAACTTTCTACCAGTTCCCTCAACTTTTTATGGTCGATGTTCTGGATTGAAAAAATAACCTCAGAAATATC
The nucleotide sequence above comes from Flagellimonas sp. HMM57. Encoded proteins:
- a CDS encoding polysaccharide biosynthesis/export family protein, whose product is MYKKSSNFWFFSVIITTLLLSSCASKQDIVYFQDATNFETLINDNNFSPTFKVDDLISIHVSTLNPEASAPFNLVVGVSDDVGANNNAGGGGSQVSYLVDKDGNIDFPVLGKVKVEGLSQEDLRVKLRSLLSDYLKDPIINIRILNFTVTILGEVNRPGTYPVIGEQITILEALGLAGDLNIRGMRKNILVIRDFDGTKVYNRIDLTSKEAMKSPVYYLTQNDVVYVEPNKAAVDASASTAGLTITLSLVGLVLGAATLIVTANR
- a CDS encoding nucleoside-diphosphate sugar epimerase/dehydratase, yielding MIEKYLTKTIFRYSSKWMVLGIDLFVVGIAFMLSYFIRFNLTLNFDVNKLFVQLPFVLVAAFLSFLITGSYKGVVRHTGVKDVYNLFNAICLSSVLSIFTVIVNRQMNIVDDFTIPLSIIIIHSLISFVALTASRYLFKSLYYGFINNFKSSKNVIIYGAGESGILTHNALTNHTRSTVKVVGYVDSNKQKVGKNINGVKVFGSQVLTKDFILDKDISEVIFSIQNIDHKKLRELVESLVDFPVLVKIVPPVEDWINGELKISQIKQVQIEDLLDRAPINIDNSKIPTELKDKVILVSGGAGSIGSELVRQICKYNYKSLIIVDQAESALYDLQQELKQNGHHNFIAIVGDIRDKNRMNHIFQEHLPNIVFHAAAYKHVPLMEYNSYEAIKINVAGTKALADLSANYNVDKFVFVSTDKAVNPTNVMGATKRIAEMYISCMQQKGKTKFITTRFGNVLGSNGSVIPLFKKQIDKGGPLTVTDKNVTRFFMTIPEASQLVLEAGAMGDGGEIFLFDMGESVKIFNLAKNMIKLSGLRYPEDIDIKITGLRPGEKLYEELLANGENTLPTYHKKIMISKVRELNYTEVQSFIDELCVANMFFKENTVPLMKKIVPEYISNNSELCKLDADKKVKVVHKRQNDEILHP